Proteins encoded together in one Ptiloglossa arizonensis isolate GNS036 chromosome 9, iyPtiAriz1_principal, whole genome shotgun sequence window:
- the Hipk gene encoding homeodomain interacting protein kinase isoform X6 has translation MCDMFIQTQQTSSVNGSSSSSSSSSSNNTVHHHSKKRKLEYNVSQPVIQHALVQSTGDYQLDNTGLQQRYSVNGANTAFSSLHNNNALQKSSPNQQTLVRASTIKLLDTYQRCSQKRKTWSREGNGDGLAVHSANATNAVGSTVVSQHHTQQQQQLQQQQQQQQQQQQQQQQQQQQQQQQQQQQQQQQHKQTGMTAHSKQVTNAANGGGGSNPQGDGDYQLVQHEVLYSMTNQYEVLEFLGRGTFGQVVKCWKKGTNEIVAIKILKNHPSYARQGQIEVSILSRLSQENADEFNFVRAYECFQHKSHTCLVFEMLEQNLYDFLKQNKFSPLPLKYIRPILQQVLTALLKLKQLGLIHADLKPENIMLVDPVRQPYRVKVIDFGSASHVSKAVCNTYLQSRYYRAPEIILGLPYCEAIDMWSLGCVVAELFLGWPLYPGSSEYDQIRYISQTQGLPTEHMLNNASKTTKFFYRDMDSTYPFWRLKTPEEHEAETGIKSKEARKYIFNCLDDIGQVNVPTDLEGGQLLAEKADRREFIDLLKRMLTMDQVERRITPGEALNHAFVTLAHLVDYAHCNNVKASVQMMEVCRRAGDFTASPAHHQAPPAPQPPPPTSLVANFVPTTNGSAVTFTFNNQLTNQVQRLVREHRTAQTGYDNLYQIYSNSSRRATQYSSSSSGSNSGRSGVHDFPHQLVPGLLCHPPSYQTMPSPAKHVVVAQPPQAQQGPLQIQPSIISQQAVAAAAAAAQQQYAAVPVSMVETGRQMLLTNAVQTSWPGGSRQMAAIVPSWQQLPPQHAAIQQPLLSDAGDWGRPLIVDSSAILQDQRPVFPVTEVYNTSALVEHPSQGWGKRNGKHHQHHVTVPQQSQHRHEHKKETQQLSPVKKRVKESTPPSNMRRHSPTNGHWQQQTMQQHHHSSKHNSSHNVEHHQVTSGRQQTITIHDTPSPAVSVITISDSEDETPGKCCGDRQCGACQNLATRLSGDGRPVREEVIRSTQSTPRVVQPMQQTHSSSQSHINGHIAAHSTSQRTQRKNIISCVTVGDSDGEASPGRAHTHLYQHLPQHPQHQQTTQLIKHEPQQQHHVSSSSSGYSSQSQKKRLLAKVQSECNMVNVATKPEPGVEYLAPHPCHAPACKEPPTYQDDAYDMHDYFLQYVTTSSAHPHLQEQHIVYTTGTDKRVSWPGKRAEYKHEYVQPPAAHSRDHQKWAVANTVHQYRQSQVVGSAAHPGHTHSHHGHPAHLSPGGGGGGRSPAGGPVIGSAQHLGQPLYQEYAHVRPRAHAVPPPVYVTAAPSQAPTAIQQQQVPTYQGFTPGWVPRHLVDACIRALPPPAHHSSARPLLASHAAHPLPAHMQPTAVYGLAPLSPAKHQYQPSGLWFTE, from the exons ATGTGTGACATGTTCATCCAAACACAGCAGACGAGTAGCGTCAacggcagcagcagcagcagcagcagcagcagcagtaaCAACACCGTTCACCACCACAGCAAGAAACGCAAGTTGGAGTACAACGTGAGCCAGCCGGTGATCCAGCACGCATTGGTCCAATCGACCGGCGACTACCAATTAGACAATACCGGGCTGCAACAACGGTACTCCGTGAACGGTGCTAATACCGCGTTTAGCTCGCTGCACAACAATAATGCGCTGCAGAAGAGTAGCCCGAACCAACAGACTCTGGTACGAGCCTCGACGATCAAGCTCTTAGACACGTACCAACGCTGTAGCCAGAAG AGAAAAACTTGGTCGAGGGAGGGTAATGGTGACGGTCTGGCAGTCCACTCCGCCAACGCGACGAACGCAGTGGGCAGTACTGTAGTGTCGCAGCACCATActcaacagcaacagcagctgcagcaacaacagcaacaacaacagcagcagcagcagcagcaacagcagcagcaacagcagcagcagcagcaacaacagcaacagcagcagcagcaacacaaGCAGACAGGCATGACGGCGCACAGCAAGCAAGTAACCAACGCTGCCAATGGAGGCGGTGGCAGCAACCCCCAGGGCGACGGGGATTATCAGTTGGTCCAGCACGAAGTTCTGTATTCTATGACCAATCAGTACGAGGTCCTCGAGTTTCTGGGTAGAGGTACTTTTGGACAG GTCGTGAAATGCTGGAAAAAGGGAACGAACGAAATAgtagctatcaaaattttgaagAACCATCCATCGTATGCGCGCCAAGGTCAGATTGAG GTCTCCATCCTGTCTCGACTCAGTCAGGAAAACGCGGATGAGTTCAATTTTGTGCGCGCTTACGAGTGTTTCCAGCACAAATCCCACACTTGCTTGGTCTTTGAGATGCTGGAACAGAACCTGTATGATTTTCTGAAACAGAATAAATTCTCACCCCTACCGCTCAAATACATCAGACCGATTCTCCAGCAAGTGCTCACCGCTCTTTTGAAACTTAAG CAATTGGGGTTGATTCACGCGGATCTTAAACCAGAGAACATCATGTTAGTGGATCCAGTACGTCAGCCTTACCGTGTGAAAGTTATAGATTTTGGTTCAGCCTCTCATGTGTCGAAAGCAGTCTGCAACACGTATTTGCAATCGCGATACTATCGTGCGCCTGAAATTATTCTTGGACTTCCGTATTGTGAAGCGATAGATATGTGGTCACTCGGCTGTGTGGTTGCAGAATTGTTTCTAGGATGGCCCCTATACCCCGGTAGCTCGGAATACGATCAAATTCGATACATAAGTCAAACGCAAGGCCTACCAACGGAGCACATGTTAAACAATGCCAGTAAAACAACTAAATTCTTTTACAGAGATATGGACA GTACGTATCCGTTTTGGCGATTAAAGACACCGGAAGAGCACGAAGCTGAAACTGGCATTAAGTCCAAGGAggcaagaaaatatatttttaattgtctCGACGATATCGGTCAAGTTAACGTTCCGACCGATTTAGAGGGTGGTCAACTTTTGGCTGAAAAAGCAGATAGGAGGGAGTTCATTGACCTCTTGAAGAGGATGCTCACTATGGACCAGGTA GAGCGCCGAATAACACCCGGAGAGGCTCTGAACCATGCTTTTGTCACACTGGCCCATTTAGTCGATTATGCACATTGCAACAATGTCAAGGCTTCCGTCCAAATGATGGAGGTTTGCCGACGAGCGGGTGATTTCACAGCAAGCCCGGCGCATCATCAAGCTCCTCCAGCACCTCAACCGCCTCCGCCAACGTCGTTGGTAGCTAACTTTGTGCCGACGACGAACGGCAGTGCTGTTACTTTCACTTTTAACAATCAGTTGACCAATCAAGTACAACGATTGGTCAGGGAGCATCGTACCGCTCAAACAGGATACGACAATCtg TATCAAATATACAGTAACAGTAGTCGTCGCGCGACTCAGTACAGTAGCTCGTCTAGCGGATCGAATAGTGGCCGAAGTGGAGTGCACGATTTTCCGCATCAATTGGTGCCTGGTCTACTTTGTCATCCACCCAGTTATCAGACGATGCCAAGTCCTGCAAAACACGTAGTCGTTGCTCAA CCTCCGCAAGCGCAACAAGGACCATTGCAGATTCAACCATCCATCATATCGCAGCAGGCGGTTGCTGCGGCGGCTGCGGCTGCTCAACAACAATACGCGGCGGTACCTGTGTCTATGGTGGAAACTGGACGTCAAATGTTGCTAACG AACGCTGTACAAACCTCTTGGCCCGGTGGAAGCCGTCAAATGGCTGCTATTGTGCCATCGTGGCAACAATTGCCACCGCAACACGCAGCCATACAGCAGCCGTTACTGAGCGACGCTGGAGATTGGGGAAGACCTCTTATCGTGGATAGTTCTGCTATCTTGCAG GATCAGCGGCCAGTATTTCCTGTCACGGAGGTTTACAACACCAGTGCCCTCGTTGAACATCCGTCCCAAGGTTGGGGAAAACGTAATGGGAAGCATCATCAACATCACGTGACGGTACCTCAGCAGTCCCAACATAGGCACGAacacaagaaagaaacgcaacagTTGAGTCCTGTGAAAAAGAGGGTGAAAGAGAGCACACCACCGAGCAACATGAGACGGCATTCGCCTACCAACGGTCATTGGCAACAGCAGACGATGCAACAACACCATCATAGTAGCAAACACAACAGCAGCCACAACGTGGAACACCATCAGGTTACATCCGGTCGGCAACAAACCATCACGATCCACGATACACCATCGCCGGCAGTCTCTGTTATCACGATCAGTGATAGCGAAGACGAAACACCTGGCAAATG CTGTGGAGATCGCCAATGCGGAGCCTGTCAAAATTTGGCAACTCGCCTGTCTGGCGATGGACGTCCAGTCCGCGAGGAAGTCATCCGAAG TACACAATCGACGCCACGCGTAGTCCAACCGATGCAACAGACTCATTCGAGCAGTCAGTCTCATATCAACGGGCACATTGCAGCGCATAGTACCTCTCAGAGAACGCAACGGAAAAATATAATCAGCTGTGTGACAGTCGGTGACAGCGACGGTGAGGCTAGTCCAGGCCGAGCGCACACTCATCTGTACCAACATTTACCGCAACATCCTCAACATCAACAGACTACGCAGTTAATTAAACACGAACCCCAGCAACAGCATCACGTCAGCAG CAGCAGCTCCGGATATTCTTCTCAATCGCAAAAGAAACGACTATTGGCAAAAGTACAATCCGAATGCAATATGGTAAATGTTGCGACGAAGCCGGAGCCCGGTGTCGAGTATCTTGCTCCACATCCATGTCACGCGCCAGCTTGCAAAGAACCACCGACCTATCag GATGATGCCTATGACATGCATGACTACTTCTTGCAGTATGTGACCACGAGTAGCGCGCATCCGCATCTTCAAGAGCAGCACATCGTGTACACGACCGGCACGGACAAGCGGGTATCGTGGCCTGGAAAGAGAGCCGAGTACAAGCACGAGTACGTTCAACCGCCAGCCGCACATTCGAGAGACCATCAGAAATGGGCGGTCGCCAACACTGTGCATCAGTATAG GCAGAGCCAGGTGGTGGGTTCGGCAGCCCATCCGGGTCATACCCACAGTCATCACGGGCATCCGGCCCACCTGAGTCCTgggggcggtggcggtggcagaAGTCCTGCAGGGGGGCCTGTAATAGGAAGTGCCCAACATCTGGGACAACCCCTGTACCAGGAGTACGCCCATGTGCGTCCAAGAGCCCATGCCGTGCCACCCCCGGTGTACGTTACCGCTGCGCCTTCTCAGGCTCCTACTGCTATCCAGCAGCAACAAGTGCCCACCTATCAGGGATTCACACCCGGGTGGGTACCTAGACACCTAGTTGATGCATGCAT TCGAGCGTTGCCACCACCAGCTCATCACAGCTCTGCCAGACCGTTGCTCGCGAGTCATGCAGCGCACCCACTGCCTGCACATATGCAGCCAACGGCCGTATACGGATTAGCCCCGCTTTCGCCGGCCAAACATCAATATCAACCTTCTGGTTTGTGGTTCACCGAGTAA
- the Hipk gene encoding homeodomain interacting protein kinase isoform X7, whose amino-acid sequence MCDMFIQTQQTSSVNGSSSSSSSSSSNNTVHHHSKKRKLEYNVSQPVIQHALVQSTGDYQLDNTGLQQRYSVNGANTAFSSLHNNNALQKSSPNQQTLVRASTIKLLDTYQRCSQKRKTWSREGNGDGLAVHSANATNAVGSTVVSQHHTQQQQQLQQQQQQQQQQQQQQQQQQQQQQQQQQQQQQQQHKQTGMTAHSKQVTNAANGGGGSNPQGDGDYQLVQHEVLYSMTNQYEVLEFLGRGTFGQVVKCWKKGTNEIVAIKILKNHPSYARQGQIEVSILSRLSQENADEFNFVRAYECFQHKSHTCLVFEMLEQNLYDFLKQNKFSPLPLKYIRPILQQVLTALLKLKQLGLIHADLKPENIMLVDPVRQPYRVKVIDFGSASHVSKAVCNTYLQSRYYRAPEIILGLPYCEAIDMWSLGCVVAELFLGWPLYPGSSEYDQIRYISQTQGLPTEHMLNNASKTTKFFYRDMDSTYPFWRLKTPEEHEAETGIKSKEARKYIFNCLDDIGQVNVPTDLEGGQLLAEKADRREFIDLLKRMLTMDQVERRITPGEALNHAFVTLAHLVDYAHCNNVKASVQMMEVCRRAGDFTASPAHHQAPPAPQPPPPTSLVANFVPTTNGSAVTFTFNNQLTNQVQRLVREHRTAQTGYDNLYQIYSNSSRRATQYSSSSSGSNSGRSGVHDFPHQLVPGLLCHPPSYQTMPSPAKHVVVAQPPQAQQGPLQIQPSIISQQAVAAAAAAAQQQYAAVPVSMVETGRQMLLTNAVQTSWPGGSRQMAAIVPSWQQLPPQHAAIQQPLLSDAGDWGRPLIVDSSAILQDQRPVFPVTEVYNTSALVEHPSQGWGKRNGKHHQHHVTVPQQSQHRHEHKKETQQLSPVKKRVKESTPPSNMRRHSPTNGHWQQQTMQQHHHSSKHNSSHNVEHHQVTSGRQQTITIHDTPSPAVSVITISDSEDETPGKCCGDRQCGACQNLATRLSGDGRPVREEVIRSTQSTPRVVQPMQQTHSSSQSHINGHIAAHSTSQRTQRKNIISCVTVGDSDGEASPGRAHTHLYQHLPQHPQHQQTTQLIKHEPQQQHHVSSSSSGYSSQSQKKRLLAKVQSECNMVNVATKPEPGVEYLAPHPCHAPACKEPPTYQDDAYDMHDYFLQYVTTSSAHPHLQEQHIVYTTGTDKRVSWPGKRAEYKHEYVQPPAAHSRDHQKWAVANTVHQYRQSQVVGSAAHPGHTHSHHGHPAHLSPGGGGGGRSPAGGPVIGSAQHLGQPLYQEYAHVRPRAHAVPPPVYVTAAPSQAPTAIQQQQVPTYQGFTPGSSPLTLYDSSRALPPPAHHSSARPLLASHAAHPLPAHMQPTAVYGLAPLSPAKHQYQPSGLWFTE is encoded by the exons ATGTGTGACATGTTCATCCAAACACAGCAGACGAGTAGCGTCAacggcagcagcagcagcagcagcagcagcagcagtaaCAACACCGTTCACCACCACAGCAAGAAACGCAAGTTGGAGTACAACGTGAGCCAGCCGGTGATCCAGCACGCATTGGTCCAATCGACCGGCGACTACCAATTAGACAATACCGGGCTGCAACAACGGTACTCCGTGAACGGTGCTAATACCGCGTTTAGCTCGCTGCACAACAATAATGCGCTGCAGAAGAGTAGCCCGAACCAACAGACTCTGGTACGAGCCTCGACGATCAAGCTCTTAGACACGTACCAACGCTGTAGCCAGAAG AGAAAAACTTGGTCGAGGGAGGGTAATGGTGACGGTCTGGCAGTCCACTCCGCCAACGCGACGAACGCAGTGGGCAGTACTGTAGTGTCGCAGCACCATActcaacagcaacagcagctgcagcaacaacagcaacaacaacagcagcagcagcagcagcaacagcagcagcaacagcagcagcagcagcaacaacagcaacagcagcagcagcaacacaaGCAGACAGGCATGACGGCGCACAGCAAGCAAGTAACCAACGCTGCCAATGGAGGCGGTGGCAGCAACCCCCAGGGCGACGGGGATTATCAGTTGGTCCAGCACGAAGTTCTGTATTCTATGACCAATCAGTACGAGGTCCTCGAGTTTCTGGGTAGAGGTACTTTTGGACAG GTCGTGAAATGCTGGAAAAAGGGAACGAACGAAATAgtagctatcaaaattttgaagAACCATCCATCGTATGCGCGCCAAGGTCAGATTGAG GTCTCCATCCTGTCTCGACTCAGTCAGGAAAACGCGGATGAGTTCAATTTTGTGCGCGCTTACGAGTGTTTCCAGCACAAATCCCACACTTGCTTGGTCTTTGAGATGCTGGAACAGAACCTGTATGATTTTCTGAAACAGAATAAATTCTCACCCCTACCGCTCAAATACATCAGACCGATTCTCCAGCAAGTGCTCACCGCTCTTTTGAAACTTAAG CAATTGGGGTTGATTCACGCGGATCTTAAACCAGAGAACATCATGTTAGTGGATCCAGTACGTCAGCCTTACCGTGTGAAAGTTATAGATTTTGGTTCAGCCTCTCATGTGTCGAAAGCAGTCTGCAACACGTATTTGCAATCGCGATACTATCGTGCGCCTGAAATTATTCTTGGACTTCCGTATTGTGAAGCGATAGATATGTGGTCACTCGGCTGTGTGGTTGCAGAATTGTTTCTAGGATGGCCCCTATACCCCGGTAGCTCGGAATACGATCAAATTCGATACATAAGTCAAACGCAAGGCCTACCAACGGAGCACATGTTAAACAATGCCAGTAAAACAACTAAATTCTTTTACAGAGATATGGACA GTACGTATCCGTTTTGGCGATTAAAGACACCGGAAGAGCACGAAGCTGAAACTGGCATTAAGTCCAAGGAggcaagaaaatatatttttaattgtctCGACGATATCGGTCAAGTTAACGTTCCGACCGATTTAGAGGGTGGTCAACTTTTGGCTGAAAAAGCAGATAGGAGGGAGTTCATTGACCTCTTGAAGAGGATGCTCACTATGGACCAGGTA GAGCGCCGAATAACACCCGGAGAGGCTCTGAACCATGCTTTTGTCACACTGGCCCATTTAGTCGATTATGCACATTGCAACAATGTCAAGGCTTCCGTCCAAATGATGGAGGTTTGCCGACGAGCGGGTGATTTCACAGCAAGCCCGGCGCATCATCAAGCTCCTCCAGCACCTCAACCGCCTCCGCCAACGTCGTTGGTAGCTAACTTTGTGCCGACGACGAACGGCAGTGCTGTTACTTTCACTTTTAACAATCAGTTGACCAATCAAGTACAACGATTGGTCAGGGAGCATCGTACCGCTCAAACAGGATACGACAATCtg TATCAAATATACAGTAACAGTAGTCGTCGCGCGACTCAGTACAGTAGCTCGTCTAGCGGATCGAATAGTGGCCGAAGTGGAGTGCACGATTTTCCGCATCAATTGGTGCCTGGTCTACTTTGTCATCCACCCAGTTATCAGACGATGCCAAGTCCTGCAAAACACGTAGTCGTTGCTCAA CCTCCGCAAGCGCAACAAGGACCATTGCAGATTCAACCATCCATCATATCGCAGCAGGCGGTTGCTGCGGCGGCTGCGGCTGCTCAACAACAATACGCGGCGGTACCTGTGTCTATGGTGGAAACTGGACGTCAAATGTTGCTAACG AACGCTGTACAAACCTCTTGGCCCGGTGGAAGCCGTCAAATGGCTGCTATTGTGCCATCGTGGCAACAATTGCCACCGCAACACGCAGCCATACAGCAGCCGTTACTGAGCGACGCTGGAGATTGGGGAAGACCTCTTATCGTGGATAGTTCTGCTATCTTGCAG GATCAGCGGCCAGTATTTCCTGTCACGGAGGTTTACAACACCAGTGCCCTCGTTGAACATCCGTCCCAAGGTTGGGGAAAACGTAATGGGAAGCATCATCAACATCACGTGACGGTACCTCAGCAGTCCCAACATAGGCACGAacacaagaaagaaacgcaacagTTGAGTCCTGTGAAAAAGAGGGTGAAAGAGAGCACACCACCGAGCAACATGAGACGGCATTCGCCTACCAACGGTCATTGGCAACAGCAGACGATGCAACAACACCATCATAGTAGCAAACACAACAGCAGCCACAACGTGGAACACCATCAGGTTACATCCGGTCGGCAACAAACCATCACGATCCACGATACACCATCGCCGGCAGTCTCTGTTATCACGATCAGTGATAGCGAAGACGAAACACCTGGCAAATG CTGTGGAGATCGCCAATGCGGAGCCTGTCAAAATTTGGCAACTCGCCTGTCTGGCGATGGACGTCCAGTCCGCGAGGAAGTCATCCGAAG TACACAATCGACGCCACGCGTAGTCCAACCGATGCAACAGACTCATTCGAGCAGTCAGTCTCATATCAACGGGCACATTGCAGCGCATAGTACCTCTCAGAGAACGCAACGGAAAAATATAATCAGCTGTGTGACAGTCGGTGACAGCGACGGTGAGGCTAGTCCAGGCCGAGCGCACACTCATCTGTACCAACATTTACCGCAACATCCTCAACATCAACAGACTACGCAGTTAATTAAACACGAACCCCAGCAACAGCATCACGTCAGCAG CAGCAGCTCCGGATATTCTTCTCAATCGCAAAAGAAACGACTATTGGCAAAAGTACAATCCGAATGCAATATGGTAAATGTTGCGACGAAGCCGGAGCCCGGTGTCGAGTATCTTGCTCCACATCCATGTCACGCGCCAGCTTGCAAAGAACCACCGACCTATCag GATGATGCCTATGACATGCATGACTACTTCTTGCAGTATGTGACCACGAGTAGCGCGCATCCGCATCTTCAAGAGCAGCACATCGTGTACACGACCGGCACGGACAAGCGGGTATCGTGGCCTGGAAAGAGAGCCGAGTACAAGCACGAGTACGTTCAACCGCCAGCCGCACATTCGAGAGACCATCAGAAATGGGCGGTCGCCAACACTGTGCATCAGTATAG GCAGAGCCAGGTGGTGGGTTCGGCAGCCCATCCGGGTCATACCCACAGTCATCACGGGCATCCGGCCCACCTGAGTCCTgggggcggtggcggtggcagaAGTCCTGCAGGGGGGCCTGTAATAGGAAGTGCCCAACATCTGGGACAACCCCTGTACCAGGAGTACGCCCATGTGCGTCCAAGAGCCCATGCCGTGCCACCCCCGGTGTACGTTACCGCTGCGCCTTCTCAGGCTCCTACTGCTATCCAGCAGCAACAAGTGCCCACCTATCAGGGATTCACACCCGG CTCGTCTCCATTAACGTTGTATGATTCTAGTCGAGCGTTGCCACCACCAGCTCATCACAGCTCTGCCAGACCGTTGCTCGCGAGTCATGCAGCGCACCCACTGCCTGCACATATGCAGCCAACGGCCGTATACGGATTAGCCCCGCTTTCGCCGGCCAAACATCAATATCAACCTTCTGGTTTGTGGTTCACCGAGTAA